The window GGCCTACGAGCAGGGTTGGGTCGCCCGGGCCCTCGACCTGCAACGGGAGCTGGACCTCGACGTCCCGCTCCTCGAGGCCCTGATCCCGAGCACGCACAACTCCGGCAACTCGACGGCGTACGACCCGTCGCTCACCATCAATGACGCCAACCAGGTCGTCTCGGTCACCGACCAGCTGCGACTCGGCATGCGGGGCATCGAGATCGACCTGCACTGGACCCCGCACCCGACGGGCGACCCCGAGCACGGCTTCCGCGCCGTCGTGCAGTGCCACGGCCAGTCGGCGCAGACCCCGGCCGGTTCGGTCCACCCCGGCTGCTCGGTCGACCGCACCTTCGACGACCACCTGGCCGAGCTGGCCGCTTGGTTCGAGCGCCCCGAGGCCGAGGGCGAGCTGGTGGTGCTGTACCTCGAGAACCAGCTCGACGGGTCCGACGCCGCCCACGCCTCGGCGGTCGAGTCGCTCGATCGCCACCTCGGCGACCTCCTGTACCGGCCTGAACCGAACGCCGACTGCCAGGACCTGCCCCTCACCCGCACCAAGCGGGAGCTCCTCGCCGGCGGTGCCCAGGTGCTCGTCACCGGCAACTGCGGCCCGGCTGGCTGGACCGACTTCGTGTTCCAGCGGGGTGGAGTGTGGAAGGAAGGTGGCTCGGTCACCGACTACCTCGCCGGCACCACGTGCGAGGCCGAGCGGGAAGCACGCGACTACGAGAACACCTTCGTCCGCCGCTTCGAGGACTCCACGTTCCTGTCCCTGATGGTCAACGGCGGGTCGCACATCTCGCCCGAGGTCGCCGCGTCCATGGTCCGCTGCGGCGTGAACTTCCCGGGCCTCGACCAGATCCACCCCGGCGACGAGCGCCTGCCGGCCCTGGTGTGGAGCTGGCGGGACGACGCCGACCCGGACGACCCGGCGGCGGCGTGCGCCGCCCAGGGCGACGACGGCCGGTTCGACTCGCGGCCCTGCGAGTCGGCGCTGCCCGTCGCGTGCCGGACCGCTGACGGGGGTTGGGTTGCCTCCACGCAGCCAGCGGCATGGGCCGACGGGGAGCTCGCCTGCCAGGCCGACGGCCACGCCGGCGCTGGCGTGCCGGCGAACGGCTGGGACAACGAGCTCCTCCGCCAGGCGACGGACGGTCTCGGCGACGTGTGGCTGGCCTACGCCCGCCAGGCCCAGGCCGACGGCAGCGAGCGCTGGACGGTGGGGATCCCCGAGCGGGACCCGGACGCTGACGCCGGCGGTGACGACGACGGTCCGGGGCGCAGGCCGCTCGATCCAGGACGGGCCGACCACGCTGGTCCACCTCCGGGCGTCAGGGGGCCCGGCGGCGAGCGCGATGCGGTCACCGGCGTCGACCTGGCCCGCACCAGCTACTCGGGCGACCCCCGCACCGCCCACCACCCGTGGGTCGCTGGCATCGCCGTGCTGCTCGTGGTCGGGCTCACCGGGCTCGGCACACGCCGCCGACGCGCCGCCTGAACGGCGCGCGACACCAGCACCGGCAGTTCCCGATGGGCAGGGCTGGGGCGAGCCCTGCGTAGGGTGCCGGGCATGCCCGGATGGAACTTCGCCGACGCCTGGGAGACGGTCGCCGAGACCCTCCCCGAGGCCCCTGCCCTGCTGCACGGCGACCTCGTCCGGACGTGGGGCGACTTCGACGCCCGGGCCGATGGCGTCGCCGCCGCGCTGCTGGAAGGCGGCGTCGCCGAGGGCACGAGCGTCGCCCAGTACCTCACCAACCGGCCCGAGTACCTCGAGGCGGTCTTCGCCTCGTTCAAGCTCGGCCTCGCCCCGGTGAACACCAACTACCGCTACGTCGAGGACGAGCTGCTCTACCTGTGGGACAACGCCGACACCTCGGCCGTGGTCTTCGAAGGGCAGTTCACCGAGCGGGTCGAGCACATCCGTGACCGGGTACCGGGCGTGCGGGTCTGGCTGTGGGTCGACGACGGGCACGGCGCGTGCCCGGAGTGGGCGACGTCGTTCGAGGCGGCCGCCACCAGCGGCGCGAGCCGCGCGTCGAGCCCGTGGGGCCGCTCCGACGACTCGCT is drawn from Acidimicrobiales bacterium and contains these coding sequences:
- a CDS encoding AMP-binding protein, which codes for MPGWNFADAWETVAETLPEAPALLHGDLVRTWGDFDARADGVAAALLEGGVAEGTSVAQYLTNRPEYLEAVFASFKLGLAPVNTNYRYVEDELLYLWDNADTSAVVFEGQFTERVEHIRDRVPGVRVWLWVDDGHGACPEWATSFEAAATSGASRASSPWGRSDDSLYLLYTGGTTGMPKGVMWRSDDLLLVLNDGAPRARKLPEDADLDHLRQAVSTPGIRTLPACPLMHGTGAFNAFTALTVGGSVVTLTTSSFDPVELLDAVQDKQVNNTAIVGDAFARPILAALDAEPERWDISSLKVVVSS